The following coding sequences lie in one Arachis hypogaea cultivar Tifrunner chromosome 4, arahy.Tifrunner.gnm2.J5K5, whole genome shotgun sequence genomic window:
- the LOC140184043 gene encoding uncharacterized protein, whose amino-acid sequence MFTAWMRANLKFPHGNKLLYSEFPNHFVYLRDSQEWVPRQRGFSIGRLTFIHVGSGEIFYLRLLLNVQRGCKSFKSIRTVDGVVYDSFKAACNALGLLSDDQEFINAIKETAEFSSGFQLRQLFVTLLASNSMNKPELVGETLGDC is encoded by the coding sequence ATGTTTACTGCGTGGATGCGAGCTAATCTTAAGTTCCCGCATGGTAATAAGTTATTATATTCTGAATTTCCAAATCATTTTGTTTACTTGCGTGATTCTCAAGAATGGGTTCCAAGGCAGAGAGGGTTCTCAATTGGAAGGCTAACTTTTATCCATGTTGGTTCGGGTGAGATATTTTATCTGCGTTTGCTGCTCAATGTTCAAAGGGGTTGTAAAAGTTTTAAAAGCATTCGCACTGTTGATGGTGTTGTATATGATTCTTTCAAGGCTGCGTGCAATGCTCTTGGTTTATTGAGTGATGATCAGGAGTTCATTAATGCTATTAAAGAAACTGCAGAATTCTCATCTGGTTTTCAGTTGCGTCAGTTGTTTGTTACATTGTTAGCATCTAATTCAATGAACAAACCAGAGTTGGTTGGAGAGACACTTGGCGATTGTTAG